From a single Okeanomitos corallinicola TIOX110 genomic region:
- a CDS encoding bifunctional pantoate--beta-alanine ligase/(d)CMP kinase, translating into MRLLTTVAALRCYLRECRKISKVKLSENLLLDDQSTWYPTAVGLVPTMGGLHQGHLSLIENARQENSTVIVSIFVNPLQFGPNEDYSHYPRTFEQDQQICEQAGVDAIFLPTPEEMGIPEKNIQETHVTQVIPPSGMIEGLCGRYRPGHFQGVATIVTKLFNLVQPDRAYFGQKDGQQLAIIKRLVADLNLPVEIVACPTVREASGLALSSRNQYLTATEKEQATVLFKGLQKAEAAFRAGVRNSSQLIALVWEEIAQVSTISVEYIELVEPTTLMFLRKVQEEGMLAIAARLGSTRLIDNTILRDVYNGLRQPIIAIDGPAGAGKSTVARQVANQLGLVYLDTGAMYRAITWLVLEKGISIDDECAIAELVNDCRIELTPSQNIQFPVQVWINDHNVTQVIRTVEVTSQVSAIAAQSAVRKALVQQQQNWGQKGGLVAEGRDIGTHVFPDAEVKIFLTASVAERARRRHQDFSTQGQAEVSLEQLEQDIAARDYKDSTRTISPLRKAADALEVETDGLTPSQVAARIVSHYQDRLAQR; encoded by the coding sequence GTGCGTCTGTTGACAACAGTTGCAGCTTTACGCTGTTATTTAAGAGAATGCCGTAAGATCAGCAAAGTTAAGCTTTCAGAAAATTTATTACTTGATGACCAGAGTACCTGGTATCCAACCGCAGTTGGTTTAGTTCCTACTATGGGTGGACTGCATCAAGGTCATCTGAGTTTGATTGAAAATGCTAGACAAGAAAATTCTACTGTGATTGTCAGTATTTTTGTCAATCCCCTACAATTTGGACCAAATGAGGATTATAGTCACTATCCTCGGACTTTTGAGCAAGATCAACAAATTTGTGAACAAGCTGGAGTTGATGCAATTTTTTTACCTACTCCGGAAGAAATGGGAATTCCTGAGAAGAATATACAAGAAACTCACGTGACACAGGTGATCCCTCCATCTGGTATGATAGAAGGCTTGTGTGGTAGATATCGGCCGGGTCATTTTCAAGGTGTGGCGACAATTGTCACCAAGCTTTTCAATTTGGTACAACCTGACCGAGCTTACTTTGGCCAAAAAGATGGTCAGCAACTAGCAATTATTAAACGCCTGGTGGCTGATTTGAATTTGCCTGTGGAAATTGTTGCCTGTCCAACGGTGCGAGAAGCTTCGGGTTTGGCTTTGAGTTCTCGTAATCAATATTTGACTGCAACAGAAAAAGAGCAAGCAACAGTGTTATTTAAAGGTTTGCAAAAAGCTGAGGCGGCGTTTCGTGCTGGCGTTCGCAACAGTAGTCAGCTGATAGCATTGGTGTGGGAAGAAATTGCACAAGTTAGCACTATCTCTGTCGAATATATTGAATTGGTTGAACCGACTACATTGATGTTTTTAAGGAAAGTTCAGGAGGAAGGAATGCTGGCGATCGCAGCCCGTCTAGGTTCTACACGCTTAATTGATAATACCATCTTGCGCGATGTTTATAACGGGCTACGCCAACCTATTATCGCTATTGATGGTCCGGCTGGGGCGGGTAAATCTACCGTTGCTCGCCAAGTGGCTAATCAGTTGGGTTTGGTGTATTTAGATACAGGTGCAATGTACCGGGCTATAACTTGGTTAGTGCTGGAAAAAGGTATTTCCATAGATGATGAATGTGCGATCGCTGAGTTAGTGAATGACTGTAGAATTGAACTAACTCCTAGTCAAAATATACAGTTTCCAGTGCAAGTATGGATTAATGATCACAATGTCACTCAAGTAATTCGCACTGTGGAAGTAACATCACAGGTATCTGCAATCGCTGCTCAAAGTGCTGTCCGTAAAGCCCTTGTTCAACAACAACAAAACTGGGGTCAAAAGGGTGGTTTGGTAGCAGAAGGTCGAGATATCGGTACTCATGTTTTCCCCGATGCAGAGGTCAAAATCTTCTTAACTGCTTCTGTCGCTGAACGCGCACGTCGTCGTCACCAGGACTTTAGTACACAAGGTCAAGCAGAAGTAAGTTTAGAACAGTTAGAACAGGATATTGCAGCACGAGACTATAAAGATAGCACTCGGACAATTTCCCCATTGAGAAAAGCCGCAGATGCTCTAGAAGTCGAAACTGACGGACTTACTCCTTCTCAAGTAGCAGCAAGAATTGTTAGTCATTACCAAGACCGTTTAGCGCAACGGTAA
- a CDS encoding superoxide dismutase — protein MAFTQLPLPFDFNALESYGMKGETFEYHYGKHHNAYVNNLNKLIDGTELADKSLEEVIQIAFKDSAKAGIFNNAAQVWNHTFFWNSLKPAGGGAPTGELAAKINKDFGSFDKFKEEFSAAAATQFGSGWAWLVDDAGTLKVMKTPNAENPLVHGKKPLLTLDVWEHAYYIDYRNARPAFIKNFLDQLVNWEFAAANLAA, from the coding sequence ATGGCATTTACACAGCTTCCCTTACCCTTTGACTTTAACGCTCTAGAGTCTTACGGCATGAAAGGTGAAACCTTTGAATATCACTATGGTAAGCATCACAACGCTTATGTAAATAACCTCAATAAGCTTATTGATGGTACAGAACTTGCTGATAAGTCTCTGGAAGAAGTAATTCAAATTGCTTTTAAAGATTCTGCCAAAGCTGGTATTTTCAACAACGCGGCTCAAGTTTGGAATCATACCTTCTTTTGGAACTCCCTCAAACCCGCTGGTGGTGGCGCTCCTACCGGAGAACTAGCAGCTAAAATTAATAAAGATTTTGGTAGCTTCGACAAATTCAAAGAAGAATTTTCTGCTGCTGCTGCAACTCAGTTTGGTAGTGGTTGGGCTTGGTTGGTTGATGACGCTGGTACACTCAAAGTCATGAAAACCCCCAACGCAGAAAACCCCTTAGTACATGGTAAGAAGCCACTTCTCACCTTAGATGTTTGGGAACACGCTTATTACATTGACTACAGAAATGCACGTCCTGCATTCATCAAGAACTTCTTAGATCAATTGGTTAACTGGGAATTTGCCGCTGCAAACTTAGCTGCTTAA